In Pseudomonadota bacterium, a genomic segment contains:
- the motA gene encoding flagellar motor stator protein MotA, translating into MLVIIGCAVVLISVIGGYMEAGGPLLVLVQIAEYIIIGGSAIGALLISTPGKLLKKLIKNALGTLKASKINKQMYLDLLKLLYELFSVIRKEGLIAIESHIEKPAESAIFQKYPVFLSQTHLIEFTSDTLRLVIMGGVPPQEIEILMDADIELHHSEGTKPGMILQKIGDSLPGLGIVAAVLGIIITMQAITGPPEEIGQKVAAALVGTFLGIFLSYGFIQPVATNMDLANDDESGIYVVIKSGIICAAKGLNPIVAVEFARRAISSDFRPSFQEMESYVKESK; encoded by the coding sequence GGGCTATATGGAGGCGGGTGGCCCCCTTCTCGTTCTCGTACAAATTGCAGAGTATATCATCATCGGGGGATCAGCCATTGGTGCATTGCTTATCTCCACTCCAGGCAAACTGCTTAAAAAGCTCATTAAAAATGCGTTAGGAACTCTAAAAGCCAGCAAAATCAATAAACAAATGTATCTCGACCTTCTTAAACTGCTCTATGAATTATTCAGTGTTATCAGAAAAGAGGGACTTATTGCCATTGAATCACACATTGAAAAACCAGCAGAAAGTGCAATTTTTCAAAAATACCCTGTATTTCTTAGTCAAACTCATCTTATCGAATTTACTTCAGACACATTACGCCTTGTCATAATGGGCGGCGTACCTCCACAAGAAATTGAAATACTTATGGATGCAGATATTGAATTGCATCATAGTGAAGGTACAAAACCAGGCATGATTCTTCAGAAGATAGGAGATTCCTTACCAGGCCTTGGCATCGTAGCGGCGGTACTCGGAATAATCATAACGATGCAAGCCATAACCGGTCCTCCTGAAGAAATTGGACAGAAAGTTGCAGCAGCACTTGTTGGAACTTTCCTTGGTATTTTTCTATCTTACGGGTTTATTCAACCCGTCGCTACAAATATGGACCTTGCTAATGACGATGAATCAGGAATCTATGTCGTAATTAAATCAGGAATAATATGTGCCGCCAAAGGCTTAAATCCTATTGTAGCAGTTGAATTTGCACGAAGGGCAATTTCGAGTGACTTTCGCCCATCGTTTCAAGAGATGGAAAGCTATGTGAAGGAGTCAAAATGA
- a CDS encoding OmpA family protein, with product MSEDKHQMSVRIVVKKKHGGGHHGGAWKVAYADFVTAMMALFIVLWIVGQNNGVKQAISAYFKDPTILAGGSGIHAGQSQSPPAPVLFPKPEATETSRALQAIQTQAALVNREMEKLKTESIKIEKIISSVPAFEKFKDKINVSVSKDGMKIELIENSQGLFFDVGSSKVKPETIKLLRLLAEEIGKLSNQVIIEGHTDARPYITPGYSNWELSTERANSARKLLGENGLRKDQIREVRGYADRFLKHPDKPLDFANRRVNIVVAIPQQPDGNKSTEGKTSQQAK from the coding sequence ATGAGTGAAGATAAACATCAGATGTCAGTAAGAATCGTTGTAAAGAAAAAACATGGCGGAGGACATCATGGAGGTGCATGGAAGGTAGCATACGCTGACTTTGTTACTGCCATGATGGCGCTATTCATTGTGTTATGGATAGTAGGTCAAAACAACGGTGTAAAACAAGCCATTTCAGCTTATTTTAAGGATCCGACTATTCTTGCCGGAGGAAGTGGAATACATGCAGGTCAGTCGCAATCCCCCCCTGCGCCCGTACTTTTCCCGAAACCGGAAGCAACTGAGACGTCCAGGGCGCTTCAGGCAATCCAAACACAAGCTGCTTTAGTAAATCGTGAGATGGAAAAACTAAAGACAGAAAGCATAAAAATTGAAAAGATTATCTCTTCAGTCCCTGCATTTGAAAAGTTTAAAGACAAGATAAATGTAAGTGTTTCAAAAGATGGTATGAAGATTGAACTCATTGAGAATTCACAGGGTTTATTCTTCGATGTGGGAAGCTCGAAAGTAAAACCGGAAACGATAAAACTACTGAGACTCCTTGCGGAAGAAATCGGAAAACTATCCAATCAGGTAATAATAGAGGGTCATACTGATGCGCGCCCCTATATTACCCCCGGATACTCTAACTGGGAATTAAGTACGGAAAGGGCTAATTCTGCAAGAAAACTCCTCGGGGAAAATGGTCTAAGAAAAGACCAGATTAGAGAAGTAAGGGGATATGCGGACAGGTTCCTGAAGCATCCGGACAAACCCCTGGACTTTGCGAACAGAAGGGTTAACATTGTCGTAGCAATCCCCCAACAACCTGATGGTAATAAATCAACAGAAGGCAAAACATCTCAGCAGGCCAAATAG